AGGCAGGGTGGCAATCCTACTCCTCGTCCGACGAGCTGGATTCCTCCACCATCAGGGCGGATAAAACTGAATGTAGATGCTGCTGTGGGGAGGGGAAGGAGACACGGTTCCGTAGCGGCAATATCAAGAGACTCTGCTGGCCTTTTTTTGGGAGCATCGGCTGTGGTTTTTGAAGGCATTTCCGATCCGGCCACTCTTGAATGCATGGCGAGCAGGGAGGCGTTGGCCCTTGCGGATGATCTGCATGTCTCAACTATACAAGTGGCGTCCGACTCGAAGGTGGTGGTCGAGGACATCCGAGACAACAATCCAACGGCATATGGTGCGATCATACATGAAATAATAAAGCATAGATCAAATTTCCTTTTGTGTAATTTTTGCCACGAATTTAGGAGCTCGAATATCGAGGCTCACAAGCTCGCGAAGCATGCTTTATCCCTTCCGGCTGGccgacatgtttggttgggacagCCGGACGGACTCCCTTTCGTCCATGTAAACATTGTGACGTTGTAATAAAAGCTTCGGAGTTCGCCTAAAAAAAACGCAACCAACCAACCAGAGCCGAGGAACACCCACGCCACGGATCGCTCCCCACGATCCGCGTGCCTCAGCCGAAACCAAATCCTCACCATCCACGCCTCGCAGATCCAACGCTCGaaactcccctcccctcccctcccgaaACATAGAGCGCGGAAAATTCCCCGGACTCGCGCCCACCTGCCGTCTCCCCTCCTTAAAACGGCCCCCGAATCCCTCCTTGTTCCTCATTCCACTTCCACTCCCAAATCTCCCGAGCAATCCTCTCTCCGCGCCCACGAAGCAAGCTCTCCACTCCCGATGGCCCGTACGAAGCAGACGGCGAGGAAGTCCACCGGCGGCAAGGCGCCGCGGAAGCAGCTGGCGACCAAGGCGGCGCGCAAGTCCGCCCCGGCCACCGGCGGCGTCAAGAAGCCCCACCGCTTCCGCCCCGGCACCGTCGCGCTCCGTGAGATCCGCAAGTACCAGAAGAGCACCGAGCTGCTCATCCGCAAGCTCCCCTTCCAGCGCCTGGTGCGGGAGATCGCGCAGGACTTCAAGACCGACCTCCGCTTCCAGAGCTCCGCCGTCTCCGCGCTGCAGGAGGCCGCCGAGGCCTACCTCGTGGGGCTCTTCGAGGACACCAACCTCTGCGCCATCCACGCCAAGCGCGTCACcatcatgcccaaggacatccaGCTCGCCCGCCGCATCCGTGGCGAGAGGGCCTAGGCTGCTTCCTAGAATCTGGTCTCGAGGTGTAGAGATGCGTTAGTTTCTTCTTAGCCCGTGTCTGTGGTAGTAAGGTTCCTTGATGGTTGTGTTATGGTGTGATGGTACCATCTTGTTATCATCATCAATGAGAAGTTAGCAATCTGATTTTAAACATGCCTGCTTGTTTGTCTGATCTCAGTAAACGTTTTGGTTTGTCGATAGATTTATCCCTCAACGTTTGGTGGCAGCATTTGCTGGTAAAGGTGCCGCTGGATCTGATGAACATGAGGTTCATATGCCCCAGTTCAGTTCGGCCTGCCCCTGCTCACATTGCACTATAATTCGACTCTTGCTGTCTAATGCCCTTGCTCTCTCAATTCCCCATTTTCCCCTTCTTGCATGGAAAGGAACAGAGTGGATTTGATGGTTACTCTCTTCTTTTGCTACAATCGTGTGCTTTTGAATGCCAATCTATTTGAATGTTAAGTTTCAAATGTTCTGTTCATTTATCGCTGGAGGTTGTCCCATAAACAAGTGTAGGGATCAGTACCTTTTTTGGCGTGTAtccatggaagatagtatgaaattCTGGCTGTTCTAAGAGCACTAACTGGTTTTGCaatgtcatgtgatgttttcttTACTGATTCCTGTATTTGTGGGTTTTGGACTCCAAATGGAATGGGAAATATCTGCACTCtgttgaaggattaataaactttGTGGCTCGACACTGTACTTTAAATATAATTTTGAATCTGAGATAGCTGTAATCAGTGTAGTTGTGTCTTGTAATAGGCATTTGTTAGTAGTACTAGCATATAAAAAAAAATCAACTATAGCATCTTAtatagtgtgacgcccggataattaagctacagtaatcccctgctaatgatgccacgtcacctccgttactgttgctgatctttcgttagttcaaaaccggtccaaaaatcaaattcaaaatatgacAGACAAcgaaagttttcaaaatattaaaactaaaatgttctggatGTGACACATAATCCCTAGGTAatgttggtggagaaaccacatttttattaaATAATTCAATGCACTAATGTagttaaaacagtagctaaaacatttaattaaatgccttttataatttatAAATTTTTTAAACATTTTATTTAGGGGCCAAACTTTTAAGGCGGTGAGTTATTTAGAGGCATTAATTTAGGAACTATTGTCctattttacaaaactaaagaaactaaaagtaaaataaaacagaataaaaggaaataggaaaaagaaaagaaaaacaaacaagaaaaataagaaaaggagAAAAGCAAACCCCCCTCttactgggcttcggcccagctggccaccgggccaaccgggccggcccagccgccccctgCTAACCCCCCACCCGACCGAACCCTAGAGCCCAACCCCCACTCTCCCCCCGCACGATCCCCTCGNNNNNNNNNNNNNNNNNNNNNNNNNNNNNNNNNNNNNNNNNNNNNNNNNNNNNNNNNNNNNNNNNNNNNNNNNNNNNNNNNNNNNNNNNNNNNNNNNNNNNNNNNNNNNNNNNNNNNNNNNNNNNNNNNNNNNNNNNNNNNNNNNNNNNNNNNNNNNNNNNNNNNNNNNNNNNNNNNNNNNNNNNNNNNNNNNNNNNNNNNNNNNNNNNNNNNNNNNNNNNNNNNNNNNNNNNCCCCCACCTCTCCTCTCTGCCCCCCcgatcggatctggatcggggcggttGGCCTCGACGCCGGCGACGCCCTCCCCGTTGCCCCCTCTGCACCTCGGCAGCCCCGAGCCGGCCCCGACGCCCGTCCGCAacgccccacctcctcctccccgttCTGGATCTGGCCGCCCTGGTCACCCTGACGCCGTCGCCCCGGAGCTGCCACGCCGTCGCCGACCACCGCCACCCGCTGGACCGATGCTACCTCGCCGGACGCCTCCccacctctccctcgagctgacttCATCGCGTCTCGCCGCCTCGgaccgccgtcgccactgcctcgCCGGAACGCTTCCTCATCGGAGCTGCCCCGCCGTCGtctc
This DNA window, taken from Triticum aestivum cultivar Chinese Spring chromosome 1D, IWGSC CS RefSeq v2.1, whole genome shotgun sequence, encodes the following:
- the LOC123181786 gene encoding histone H3.2 gives rise to the protein MARTKQTARKSTGGKAPRKQLATKAARKSAPATGGVKKPHRFRPGTVALREIRKYQKSTELLIRKLPFQRLVREIAQDFKTDLRFQSSAVSALQEAAEAYLVGLFEDTNLCAIHAKRVTIMPKDIQLARRIRGERA